GGCAGATCGCCTGGGAAGAGCTGGTTCATTGATGGATTTGACGACTCCTCTCGGCCCGCTGACCTTGAAGAACCCGCTCATCGCCGCCAGCGGCTGCTTCGGTTACGGACTGGAGTACGCGGAGATCGTCGACCTCTCGTCGCTCGGCGCCATCGCCGTCAAAGGCTTGTTCCTCAACGAGCGCGAAGGACACCGGCCGCCCCGAATCGTCGAAACGCCGTCCGGCATGCTGAACGCGATCGGGCTCCAGGGGATCGGTGTGCACCGCTTCGTTCGCGAGAAGCTCCCGGAGCTGCGGCGTCTCGGCGCGACCGTCATCGTCAACATCTGCGGCAGCACGCTGGACGAGTACGTGGAAGTGGCGAACGTGCTGTCGGACGCGGAGGGGGTCGCAGCACTCGAGTTGAACATCTCGTGCCCGAACATCAAGGAAGGCGGCATCCAGTTCGGGTGCAGCCTGCCGGGCACGCACCAGGTGGTATCCGCCATCCGCAAGGCCACGCGGCTGCCGGTCATCCCCAAGCTCACGCCGAACGTAACCGACGTCGCGTCATTCGCGCGCGCGGCGGAGGAGGCCGGCGCCGACGCCGTCTCCCTCGTGAACACGTTTCTCGCGATGGCGATCGACGTGCACACACGGCGGCCCAAGCTGACCAACGTCGTCGGCGGCCTGAGCGGGCCCGCGATCCGGCCGATCGCGGTGCGCATGGTGTACGAATGCCGTCAGGCGGTGAAGATCCCGATTATCGGCATGGGCGGCATCGCGTGCGCGGACGACGCGATCGAGTTCATGATTGCGGGGGCGAACGCGGTGCAGGTGGGAACGGCGAATTTCGTCGATCCGTTCATCTGGCCGAAGCTGCGCTCGGGCATCGAGGCCTACATGCAGCGCCACGGCCTCACGCGCCTGGCCGACATCGTCGGCACCGTGGACACGCGGAAGAAGGACGTGGTGTGGACCAGCTCATAGTGGCGCTGGATGTCGATTCCGCGGCGAAGGCGCGCCGGCTGGCCGATACGCTCCGCGGCGCCGTCGGCGCGTTCAAGATCGGCAGCCGCCTGTTCACCGCGGAAGGGCCGGCATTTGTCAGGGAGCTTGCCGAGCGCGGCGACCGTGTCTTCCTCGACCTGAAGTTCCACGACATTCCACATACCGTGGCGGGCGCGGTGGAAGCCGCGACACGGATGGGCGTGTGGATGGTGAACGTCCATGCGGCGGGCGGTGGATCGATGATGCGCGCCGCGCGCGATGCCGCGGACAGCGCGTCGGCACAGGCGGGACGGGCGCGGCCGATCGTCATCGCGGTGACCGTGCTGACGAGCCTCTCGGCCGGCGAGCTTCGGGAAACGGGCGTGCCGCGCGAGCCGCTGGAGCACGTCACGCACCTCGCGCGGCTCGCGAAGGAGGCCGGGCTCGACGGCGTCGTGGCGTCGCCGCAGGAAACGGCGGCCATCCGGGCCGCGTGCGGGCCCCGGTTCGCGATCGTGACGCCGGGTATTCGAGGGCCGAACGACGCCAAGGGGGACCAGACGCGGACGCTGTCGCCCCGCGACGCGATCGCGGCTGGCGCGAGCTACATCGTCGTCGGCAGGCCTGTGATCGGCGCGCCGGATCCCCGGCGCGCCGCAGAAGAGATCGTTACTTCGCTGTGAAGATGAAGTGGCCGCGACGGTTCTGCGACCAGCAGCTCTCGTTCTCCTCGGTGCAGAACGGCTGCTCTTCGCCCTTGCTCACCATCTGGAGGCGATCGGTGGGCACGCCGAGGCTGACGAGGTAGTCGCGCACCGCGGCGGCACGGCGTTCGCCGAGCGCAAGGTTGTACTCGTTGGTGCCGCGCGAGTCGCAGTGCCCCTCGACGAGGATGCGCGTGCTCGCCCAGCGCTGCAGCCAGGCCGCGTTCTTCTGAAGGTCCGCCCGGGCCTGCTCGGAGAGCGCCGCGCTGTCATAGTCGAATGACACGTCGGTCAGCGGCTTCTCGGCGTTGAGCTCGTCGAGCGTCTTCTTCGCAAAGATCTCATCCTCAGTCGGCGGCTTCGGCGCCGGCGGAGGCGGCGGCGGGGGCGGTGGGGGCGGTGGCGGCGGTGGCGGCGGCGCCGGCTCGGCAGCGGGCGGGGGCGCCGGAGCGGCCTCGGGCTGCTTCTTGCCGCACCCGACAGCCGCGATGAGGGCACCACACAGCATAAGCGTGCAGAGAATTCGGAGCGTTCGTTCCATGGCGCTGAGCTTAACGACTCGCTGAGGACCTGTCAATTTGGATCGACTTCTCGAGGCCACGGCACGCGCCGAACGCGAGCATTTCTGGTGGCGCGGTTTCCGCGCGTTCGTCCGGCCGGCGATCGCCCGCGCCGCCGCCCGGGGGCGGGTAGAGGTCCTGGACTGCGGCTGCGGCACGGGCGCCAACCTCGCGATGCTGCGCGAGTTTGGCCCGGCGGCCGGCATCGACCTGGCGTGGGCAGGGCTGGCATTTGCGCGCGAGCGCGGTGAGCGACAGGTCGCCCGCGCCAGCGCAGATGCGCTGCCGTTTGCCGATGCCACCTTCGACCTGGTGACGTCGTTCGACATGCTGCAGTGCCTGCCGGACGCCGCCGAGCGCGGGGCATTTGCCGAGATGCATCGCGTGCTCAAGCCCGGGGGGCACGCGGTGCTGAACGTTGCCGCAATGGACATCCTGTGGGGGAACCACTCGATCCTCGCCCACGAAGTGCGCCGCTACTCGAAGCGCGGGCTGCGCGAGCGGCTGCTTGCGGCCGGTCTGCAGCCGCTGCGGATTACCTACACGAACGCGACGCTGTTCCCCATCCTCGCGCCGCTCCGGATCACGCAACGCGCGATCGGCCTTGCGGCCTCGGACGCGGACGCCAGGGCCGAGCAGGAGGTTGCCCTCCCGTCCCGGCCGGTGAACGCGGTTATGACAGGGCTGCTGCGCCTCGAGGCCGCCGCCGTGCGCGCCATCGATATGCCGTTTGGAAGCTCGCTGCTGGCGGTGGCGAAGAGATCCTTGTAGTGAGCAGTGGCCAGTGGCCAGACTGACCACTGATCACTGATCAGTGCGGTATAACTCGAGCCCGTCTGCCGACGCCACCAGCCGAAGCCGCAGCAGATCGATTGCCGTGGCCCTCAGCTCGGGCGAAGCCGTCCTCGAGTTGATGACGACGTAGCGGATTCGTCCCTTCTGAAGGAAAGATCCCGCGTCCTGCCTGGCAGCCTCCGCGAGCGTTCGGTCCACCGGCTGCCGTTCGCTCATGAGGGTGAGCATCCGGAGCGTCGGATGCGAGAGCTGACTGCGTATCCGCCTTCGTGGCACGCGCGAAAGATAGCCGCCGACGAGGCGTTTCTCGTGACGTGTCTGGTAGTACATCTTCGCCGTGTTCGGAACACCTGTCTGCGACCTGCCGTCCCAGATGCCGAACGGAATTTCCAGCACCGTTACCTCGTCCGGGTCGGACGCAATCGTGTCATAGACAACCGGCACGCGGGCGCTCGCGGTGACGCGCGGCACCGGAAGCAGCTCGAACGCAAGGGCGCCGGCGACAATCCCGACAGTCAGCCGGCGCCGGGCGACACGGTCCATCGCCCACGCAAACAGCAGCGCGACGGCGATGAGCATCGGAATCGCAAATCGCGCCGGCGTGCGCGCTGCGCCCAGGATGGGCAGGTATCGAAGCAGGGCCCATGGACCCGGGATATGGGTGTTCAGGTGCGCGACCGTGATGAAGGGTCCGAGCGCGAGCAGCCCGAAGAACGCCGCGAGGCCGAGCGACGTTTTCGGCCGCGGCCGCCGCGCGAGCGCGAGGCCGATCACGACCAGCGCGACATACGGCACCGAGGCCACGTTCTCCGGAAAGCTGTCCGGGCGCGTCGTCAGGAAATCCCGGAACGCCTCCGGCGCGAGCGGGTGGTTCGGGTTGGGTACGAAGAAGGCCAACAGATCCACGCCGGGCGGGCTGCTGCGCCAGAGCACCGGCTCCTGCAACCGCCCGCCGGCCTGCATGCGCGCGCGCGCCGTGTGAATGACAGGCGCGAGCAGCGCGGCACAGACGGCACCGCCGACCGCCAGCTGAAGCAGCCGGAAACGATCTGCCCCTCCATCGATATGCCAGCGACCGCGCCCGCGCAGCGCGAGCCAGGCGCGGATCGCGACGAGCACGCTGAAGGCCAGCATCGGCGTGTAGAGCGTGGTCGCCCGGATCGTCAGGCCGCCCAGTTCGAGACGGCCCCCTCCGGTGACGAGAATGATCGCGGCGATGACAATCGGGAACGCCATCAGCCCGGTCACGATCGTCGCGAGCGGGCTCGGCCCTCGGCGCTGCGGCAATGGCTCGAAGCGGGCGAGGCGGGCGACGCCGACCCAGACGAGCAGCGGCACGCAATAGACGCCGTAGTACGCGTCGCACAGGGCCGCCCACGCGGCGCACACCCCCGCGAGGGCGGCGTCGGCGAGCGTGCGCCGATCGGCAGCCCGCAGCACGAACAGGAGAAAGAAGGTCAGCGGCGCGGCGGCGACGAGGCTCTGGTGCGCGGTGCTGCGCGCGATCATCGTCGGAGAGAACGCGAAGAGCGCGCCCGCAAGAAACGCGATGGCATCGCGCGCGGTCTTGCGGCGTGCGAGCAGGAAGGCGCCCAGCCCGCCGAGCGCCTGCATGCCGATCCAGATGACGTTGAAGGCGGCGACGAGCCCGAGGCCGGGCACGAGGGCGAGCGCCAGCACATCCTGGAACATCGTGTAGTTGTGAAGCGCCAGGTCGATGCGCGACCCGGGTTGCAGGATGTGGTCGGTCCAGAGCGGAACCGCGTGGTGGTCCAGCAGCTCGTGCCGGAAAATCCAGAGATTCCAGACGTAGATTCCCGTATCGCCCGACGCGTCGCCGGGCAGCGTGCCGCCGAGGTCCGCCGTCAGCGGCCATGCCGCGGCGAACGCCAGCAGGAGGTACCCGACGAATACGGGGACGAGCGGCCAGCGCCGCGGAGGCGCGGGGGTCGCATCGGTCATGTGCGCGGACTTAGACGACTTTCAGCCGAAGTCCCTCGTTGAGGCTGCCGGAACGATAACCGCGCAGGTCGAGCGTCACCTGCCGGTAGCCGATATGGCGAAGCTCCCGCCAGATCCGCTCGCGAATATCCGGCTCGACGGCGCGTGCGAGCTCGCCCGAGCCAATCTCGAGGCGCGCGGTCTCGTCGTGGTGCCGCACGCGACACACGCGAAAGCCCAGGTCGCGCAGCACGGACTCGGCACGTTCGATCATCTCCAGCTTCGCCTCGGTGACCTCGGTGAAGTGCGGGATGCGGGACGAAAGGCAGGCCGACGCGGGCTCGTCCCAGGTGGGCAGGCCGCGGTCGCGCGACAGCTGGCGGATTTCGTCCTTCGTGAGGCCGACCTCGTCGAGCGGGCTGCGCACGCCGAACTCGCGCGCGGCCGTGCGGCCGGGCCGGTAGTCGCCGCGATCATCCGCGTTGCTGCCGTCCACGACGACGGCGATCCCACGCGCGGCGGCGACGGCGGCGAGCCGCGTGTACAGCTCGTGCTTGCAGTAGTAGCAGCGGTCTCCGGCGTTGGCGCGGTACTCGGGCCGCGACATCTCGTCGGTCTGGACGAACTCGTGCTGCAGGTTGAATTCGCGGACGACGCGAAGCGCGATCTCGCGATGGCGGTCGGGATAGCTCGGGCTGTCGGCGGTGACCGCGAGGGCGCGGCCGCCGAGGACATCGGCCGCCACGCAGGCCAGGTACGCGCTGTCCACGCCGCCGCTGAAGGCGACGATGACCGAGCCGAAACCACGCAGCAGATCCTGGAGGCGCTGCTCTTTTTCGCGATGGAGCGGAACCGGGGTCGCGGCAGAACGGGGTGTCGGGATCGCTGCCGCGGCGCGGATCATTCTTCCCACTCTCCGTCGTCCTCGTCGTCCTCGTCGAGGCCGTCCTCGTCGTCGTCGAGGTCTCCCTCGTCTTCGTCTTCTTCGTCCTCGTCTTCGTCCTCGTCCTCGTCGTCTTCATCGGAGAGTTCGAGCTCGAGCGGATCGGTGCCCGTCACGACGAAGCTCTCGCCGCACTCGTCGCATTGGACCGGATCGCCCTCCTCGAGTTCCTCTTCGTCGATGGGCAGATCGGCGTCACATTCCGGGCAGGTGGCCATACGAACTCCTCGCGCAGCGCGCGTCGCGCCGAGTTCGGATTATAGACAGAACCTGATACATTCTGCAATGCAACGTGACCACCAAAACCGTCCTGATCGCAGACGACACCGCGTTCGTCCGCGACCGTTTCGCCAACGCGTTGCTGGCGGCCGGGCATCGCGCCCTCACCGTCAAGAGCGCCGCGGAAGTGCTCGCGCGCGTGCGGGGCGATCGCGATCAGATCGATCTGCTGCTCCTCGATTTGCGCCTGCCGCACGCCGGCGGCGTCGAACTGGTCCGGTCGATCCGGAAACTGGACGACGGCCGGATCGTCATCCTGGTCTTCAGCGGCACGATTGGAAGCGCGGAGGAGGTCCGCACGCTCGCCTCGCTCGGCGTGAAGGGCTATATCAACGAGTACAGCGCCGTGCAGCACATCCTGCCGTCGCTCGCGCCGCACCTCTTCCCCGACAACTTCAACCGGCGCGGCAGCCCGCGCGTGGTGCTCGGCATTCCCGTGGCATACCGGTTCGGCAGCACGATCGCCGCCGCGCTGACGCTCAACCTGGGTAAGGGCGGGCTCGGCATCCGGACGATGAGCCCGCTCGGGCCGGGCACGAAGGTGCGCGCGCGTTTCCGGCTGCCAGGGTCGAAGCGTGACATCGAGACGGAGTCGCGCGTGGCGTGGAGCGACCGCCGCATCGGGATGGGGTTCCAGTTCGAGAAGATGGCCGCGGAGGATCAGGCCGCGATCGACGATTTCGTCGACCGGCACTTCTTTTCGAACAGGAGGGGCTGAGGGCGGGGCGATAAGGGGGACAGTCCCACTTTCCTGGCCATGGAAAGTGGGACTGTCCCCCTTATTCCGCTCTCAACAGCCGCAGGCTGTTGCCGATGACCACCAGCGACGCCCCCATGTCGGCGACGACCGCCATCCAGAGCGTCGCGACCCCTGCGACCGCCAGGATCAGAAACGCGCCCTTGAGGACAAGCGAGAACGCGATGTTCGCGCGCATGTTGCGCAGCGTCGCGCGGCTCAGACGCACCGTGTAGGGAATCTTGAGCAGTTCGTCGGCCATGAGCGCGACGTCGGCGGTTTCGAGCGCGGCGTCCGTGCCGGCCACCCCCATCGCGATGCCCACATCCGCCGCGGCCAGTGCCGGGGCGTCGTTGACGCCGTCGCCAACCATCGCGATCACGCCGTGGCGCTCGCGCAGGCGCTGGACGGCGTGCACCTTGTCCTCCGGCAGCAGCTCCGAGCAGACTTCATCGATCCCGAGGTCGGCGGCGAGCGCACGCGCGGTCGCCTCGTTGTCGCCGGTCAGCAGCGCGACGTGGTGCACGCCGTGGTGGCGCAGGAGCTCGACGGTGTCGCGGGCGGCCTCGCGGGTTTCGTCCGCAACCGCGATGACGCCGCTGACGCCCGACCCGGGCGAGGCGACCAGCACGACCGTGCGTGCCGACGCCGAGAGGCGCTTCAACTCGGCGTCCACGGCGGGCGAGCACAGCCCGCGCTCCTCGATCAACCGGTGGCTGCCGATGATGACGTCCGCGCCGCCGACCACCGCCTGGGCGCCCAGGCCGGGGAGCGCCTGAAAGTCTTCGGCCTTGGCGGGCGTCACCCCTTCGGCAAGCGCGTGCTGCACGATCGCGTGCGCGATCGGGTGCTCCGACCGGGCTTCGAGCGATGCGGCCACCGACAGCAGCTCGGTGCGCGGAACGCCGTTGACCGGCACGACCTCGACGACCCGGACCCGCCCGCGCGTCAGCGTGCCCGTCTTGTCGAAGGCCACGCACCGCACGTCGCCGGTGCGCTCGAGGTGCACGCCCCCCTTGATGAGGACCCCCTTGCGCGCCGCGGCCGCCAGCGCCGACACGATCGAGACCGGCGTCGAGATCACGAGCGCGCACGGGCACGAGATCACCAGGAGCACGAGCGATCGATACCACCAGTCGCGGAACGGCCCCGCGCCGAGAAGCGGCGGCGCGATCGCCACGACGACCGCGAGGACGAGCACGATCGGCGTGTAGACGCGCGCGAAGCGATCGACGAAGCTCTGCGTCGGCGCGCGCTGCGCCTGGGCGCGCTCGACGAGATGGATGATTCGCGCGAGCGTCGTGTCCTGCCGCCGCCGCGACACGATCACCTCGAGCGCGCCGCGGCCGTTGATCGTCCCGGCGAACACCTCGTCGCCGGGCCCCTTGTCGGCCGGGAGCGACTCCCCCGTGACCGGCGCCTGGTTGACGAAGCTGCTGCCCGCGGCCACGTGCCCGTCAACCGGGATCTTCTCGCCGGGGCGGACGATGACCACGTCGCCGACCTGGACGGCATCGATCGCGAGACGCACCTCGGACGCGCCGCGCCGCACGAGCGCTTCGGCGGGGGTCAGATCCATCAGCGCGCGGATCGCGCCGCGCGCCCGCGCCATGCTCCGCGCCTCGAGCAGCTGCGCCAGCGCGAAGAGGAACATGACCGTCGCCGCCTCGAACCACTCGCCGATCGCGAGCGCGCCGACGACGGCGATCAGCATCAGGACGTTGATGTCGAGCGTGCGGTGCCGGAGCGAGATCCACGCGCGCCGGGCCACGGTGAGGCCGCTCGTCAGCGCGGCACCGGCCAGCAGCAGCGCCTGCACCAGCTCGGGCGCGCCCGCCAGCCAGGCGGCGCCGGCGGCGGCGGTCGCCAGCCCGGAGGCCATCACGAGGCGCTGCCGATCGCGCACCGCGTGATCGGGGGCGATCGAATCCTCGTGCTCCAGCCACGCGCGCATGCCCGTCTGCGCGACCGCCTCGGCGATGTCGCTCGCCGAGAGCCGCGCCGCGTCGTACTTTACGCGCATCCGCTGCGCGAGCACGTCGGCGTCGAGCGCTTCGAGACCGCCAAGGCGCTTCAGCCGCCGCTCGAGGATCGTCACTTCTTCGTGGCAATCCATGCCTTCGATCTTGAAGACCGACTCGGCGTGGAGCTCGCAGACCTCGCAGGCCGCCGCGCGCGCCATCAGGCCCTCGCCCCGCGGCGCGCGCCCGCCTGCGCGGCCGCCTCTTCGACGTGGCGGCTCGCCTGCTGAAACAGACTGATGATGTGCTGGTCGTCGAGCGCGTAGAAGATCATCCGTCCGGCGCGCCGCGAGCGCACGAGCCGCATGTTGCGGAGCAGGCGCAACTGGTGCGACACGGCCGATTCAGACAGACCGACCAGCGACGCGAGGTCGCAGACGCAGAGCTCCTGCTGCGCGAGGGCGTCGAGCATGCGCACCCGCGTCACGTCGCCGAGGGTCTTGAACGTCTCGGCCAGCTCGAGGGCGGCATCGGCGGAGAGCAGGTTCGGTGTGACATCTGAGCATATGCTCATACGTCTAGTATAACTGGACCATGCATTTCTGCTACTAATTAGAGATCCACAGGGGGAGATGCCGGTGATAGAGGTCCAACACCTCACGAAACGCTACGGCCGCGTCACGGCCGTCGATGATGTCAGCTTCCAGGTGAAGCGGGGAGAAATCCTCGGCTTCCTCGGCCCGAACGGCGCAGGCAAGACCACGACGATGCGCATCCTGACCGGCTACATGCCCGCAACGGAAGGACGCGCGAGCGTGGCCGGGTACGACGTGTTCAACCAGCCGATCGAAGCCAAGCGCCGCACGGGCTACCTGCCCGAGACGCCGCCGCTGTACCCCGACATGACCGTGCGTGAGTACCTCGCGTTTGTCGCGCGGATCAAGAACATCCCGCCGGCGCAGCGCAAGGCCCGCGTCGATGCCGTGATGGAGCGCACGCACGTGGCCGACATGGCGGACCGCCACTGCGCGAAGCTGTCGAAAGGCTACCGGCAGCGCGTGGGCCTGGCGCAGGCGATCATCCACAACCCGGAGGTCCTGATCCTCGACGAGCCCACGGCCGGCCTCGATCCGAAGCAGATCATCGAGACGCGCCAGCTGATTCGCAGCCTCGCGGGGGATCACACGGTCGTCCTCAGCACGCACATCCTGCCGGAGGTGGCGCAGACCTGCCAGCGGGTCGTCATCATCAACAAGGGACGCGTGGTGGCCGTGGACACACCTGCCAACCTGACCGCCCGGCTGCGCGGGACCGAGGCCATGTACGTGCAGGTCGAAGGGGGCGGCCAGGAAGTGGCGACCGCGCTCGAGGGTGTCCGGGGCGTGCTGCGCGTGACCCTGGCCGACCAGCACAACGGCCTGTCGGGCTACGAGGTCGAGAGCGCGAAGGGGGAAGACGTGCGCCGCGAGCTGGCGCGGACCGTCGTGGGGCGGGGCTGGGGACTGCTCGAGCTGCGCCCGGTGCGCATGAGCCTCGAAGAGATCTTCCTGCACCTCACCACCGAAGAGCCGCCGGCAGGCAACGGATCGAGCGAGGAGGTGGCGCATGCGTAACGTCGTCGCGATCGCGGGCAAGGAGCTGCGGTCGTACTTCGCGTCGCCCGTGGCCTACATCATCACCGGGCTCTTCGCGTTGATCTTCGGCTGGTTCTACGTGAACTCGCTCGCGTGGTTCGTCGAGCGCAGCATGGGGATGGACCAGTTCGGCGGCGGCGGTTCGGTCAACGTGAACCAGGATTTGATCAAGTACCTGCTGCTCAACGCGACGGTCGTGATGCTGTTCCTGCTGCCGATGATCACCATGCGGACCTACGCGGAGGAGAAGCGATCCGGGACGATCGAGCTGCTGCTCACCTCGCCGGTGCGCGATATCGAGATCATCCTCGGCAAGTTCTTCGGCGCGCTCGGCCTGTACTGCGTGATGCTGCTGGTGACGGTGCTGTACCTGGCCGTCCTGTTCATTTACGGAAACCCCGAGTGGAAGCCGATCGCCTCGGCCTACCTCGGGCTGGTGCTGCTCGGCGGCTCGTTCATCTCGTTCGGGCTGTTCATCTCGAGCCTCACGAAAAACCAGATCGTGGCGGGCGTGGGCACCTTCACGCTGGTGCTGATGCTCTGGATCATCGACTGGGTCGGGGACCAGGCGGGCTCGACCGTCCGCGAGGTCGTCGCGTACCTGTCAATCACGAAGCATTTCGAGGACTTCGCGAAGGGCGTCATCGACACGAAGCACGTGGTCTACTACCTCAGCTTCATCGCGTTCGGGCTCTTCCTGACGGCGAAGTCGGTGGACACGGAACGGTGGAGAGGCTGACGTGCTGAAGCGAGTGCTGAATCTCATCGGATGGCTCGGCGCCGCGCTCGTCCTGGCGGCGCTCGCCCTGAAATTCACCCGGCCGGAGTTGTCGCAGTGGTACCGCCCGCTCGCCATCGGCGGCCTGATCTGCACGCTCCTCTATCTTCTGAGCCAGTGGCGCGAGATCGGGCGCAGCTTCACGCGGCGCCAGGTGCGCTACGGCGCGGTGTCGGCCGCGAGCGTCCTGGTCGTGCTGCTGATCCTCGCGGGCATCAACTGGATCGCGGCCCGCCAGTCGACGCGCTGGGACCTGACGACGGGCAGCCAGTTCACGCTGTCGGACCAGACGAAGAAGGTCCTTGGCAGCCTCAAGGAGCCGGTCAGGGTCCGGGTCTTCGCGAGCGCGCGCACGGTCGATCGCTTTCGCGATCGGCTCACCGAGTACACGCACGCGGCCGACAAGCTGGTGGTCGAGTACATCGAGCCGCTGAAGCAGCCCGCGCTGGCCAACCAGTACCAGGTTCAGCAGGACGGCACGGTCGTGTTCGAGTACGCGGGGCGCATGGGGAGAAGGACACCGGCTCGACCGAGCGAACGGGCTACAGCGGCGCGGCATCCGCGCTCGGCGGCGACAACTTCACCGTGGAGAAGGTCGTGCTCGCCCAGCAGACGACGGTCCCCGCGGATGCGGCCGTCCTGGTCGTTGCCGGCCCTCGCACCGACTACCTCCCCGCCGAGATGGACATGCTGCGGGCCTACCTGCGCAAAGGGGGCAAAGTGCTCCTCATGCTGGATCCGCCCGAGTCGACCGACAGCGCGCCCGTGCCGAACCTCATCGCGTTCGCGCGCGAATGGGGCGTGGATGCGGGCAACAACGTGGTGGTGGACCTGAGCCCGGCGGGACGGTTCCTGGGCACCGGGCCGTCGATTCCCGTCGCCGCGAGCTACCCGACACACGCGATCAACGAACGCATGGAAACGCTGACGGCGTATCCGCTGGCGCGGTCGATCACTCCCGCCGCAGCGGGCGCGGACGGGCGCGTTGCGCAGTCAATCGTCGAGACGAGCCAGAACAGCTGGGCGGAGACCGATCTGAAGGCGCTCTCGACCACGGGCGAGGCGCGGCGCGAAGAGGACAAGGGTGACAAGGCGGGGCCGATATCGCTGGCGGCCGCGGTCAGCGCCGCGGCGCCCGAGGCTCCGGCGGCGCCCGAAGGCCAGTCGAAAGCCGAATCCCGCGTCGTCATCTTCGGTGATTCGGACTTTGCGTCGAACCTGGCGCTGGGCGTCCAGGGCAACCGCGACTTCTTCCTCAACGCGGTGAACTGGCTCGCCCAGCAGGAAAACATGATCGCGATCCGCGCGAAGGAACCCTCCGATCGCCGCGTGACGATGACCGCCGAGCAGCAGCAGCGGGTGTACTGGCTCGCGCTCTTCATCATCCCCGGCCTGATCATCCTCGCGGGTGTGCAGTCCTGGTGGCGGAGGCGCTAGATGCGGCGCGAGCGATCGTTCCTGATGCTGCTTGCGGCGGGCGTCGCGCTCGGCGCCTACATCTACTTCGTCGAGCGGCACCGGCCCGCGGGCGACGCGCCCGAGCAGAAGCCCAAGGTGTTCGAGGGCGTCCAGGAGGGGGACGTCGAGGAGATCACCGTTTCCAGCGGCGGACAGACGACGCGATTGACGAAAGTGGATGGCAAGTGGCG
This genomic interval from Acidobacteriota bacterium contains the following:
- a CDS encoding ABC transporter ATP-binding protein; this translates as MIEVQHLTKRYGRVTAVDDVSFQVKRGEILGFLGPNGAGKTTTMRILTGYMPATEGRASVAGYDVFNQPIEAKRRTGYLPETPPLYPDMTVREYLAFVARIKNIPPAQRKARVDAVMERTHVADMADRHCAKLSKGYRQRVGLAQAIIHNPEVLILDEPTAGLDPKQIIETRQLIRSLAGDHTVVLSTHILPEVAQTCQRVVIINKGRVVAVDTPANLTARLRGTEAMYVQVEGGGQEVATALEGVRGVLRVTLADQHNGLSGYEVESAKGEDVRRELARTVVGRGWGLLELRPVRMSLEEIFLHLTTEEPPAGNGSSEEVAHA
- a CDS encoding Gldg family protein, with protein sequence MARDRAQLHAAPGALRRGVGRERPGRAADPRGHQLDRGPPVDALGPDDGQPVHAVGPDEEGPWQPQGAGQGPGLRERAHGRSLSRSAHRVHARGRQAGGRVHRAAEAARAGQPVPGSAGRHGRVRVRGAHGEKDTGSTERTGYSGAASALGGDNFTVEKVVLAQQTTVPADAAVLVVAGPRTDYLPAEMDMLRAYLRKGGKVLLMLDPPESTDSAPVPNLIAFAREWGVDAGNNVVVDLSPAGRFLGTGPSIPVAASYPTHAINERMETLTAYPLARSITPAAAGADGRVAQSIVETSQNSWAETDLKALSTTGEARREEDKGDKAGPISLAAAVSAAAPEAPAAPEGQSKAESRVVIFGDSDFASNLALGVQGNRDFFLNAVNWLAQQENMIAIRAKEPSDRRVTMTAEQQQRVYWLALFIIPGLIILAGVQSWWRRR
- a CDS encoding ABC transporter permease subunit, with protein sequence MRNVVAIAGKELRSYFASPVAYIITGLFALIFGWFYVNSLAWFVERSMGMDQFGGGGSVNVNQDLIKYLLLNATVVMLFLLPMITMRTYAEEKRSGTIELLLTSPVRDIEIILGKFFGALGLYCVMLLVTVLYLAVLFIYGNPEWKPIASAYLGLVLLGGSFISFGLFISSLTKNQIVAGVGTFTLVLMLWIIDWVGDQAGSTVREVVAYLSITKHFEDFAKGVIDTKHVVYYLSFIAFGLFLTAKSVDTERWRG